Proteins encoded within one genomic window of bacterium:
- a CDS encoding DUF1343 domain-containing protein has translation MSVVPGIEILAGRRASLVRGARVGLLAHPASIGRDFRPAAALLAEAGARPTRLFAPEHGALGAAQDMIGVDERRDPLTGLPVVSLYGTDEASLAAAPEAFDGLDALVVDLADVGARYYTFAATAIRALPAAAARGVRVIVADRPNPLGGEDVEGNDVEPRFHSFVSELSIPNRHGLTLGELCLWAARTRGIDVALEIVPAEGWRRADCWDETGLPWVLPSPNMPTLDTALVYPGMCLVEGTNLSEGRGTTRPFELAGAPWLDPGRLAARLDAFRLPGVAFRPAVFRPAFHKHAGRDCGGVQIHMTDRATFRPTLTGLAFVAACRAEDPERFGWRTETYEFVSDRLAFDLLAGGEGWRRGLEAGADPRELASAWGPSEAAFRAARADLLLYRA, from the coding sequence GTGAGCGTCGTTCCCGGGATCGAGATCCTCGCCGGCCGGCGGGCTTCGCTCGTCCGCGGGGCGCGCGTCGGGCTCCTCGCCCACCCCGCGTCGATCGGCCGCGACTTCCGTCCCGCGGCGGCGCTGCTCGCGGAGGCGGGGGCTCGCCCGACGCGGCTCTTCGCGCCGGAGCACGGCGCGCTCGGCGCGGCGCAGGACATGATCGGCGTGGACGAGCGGCGCGATCCGCTCACCGGGCTGCCGGTCGTCTCGCTCTACGGAACAGACGAGGCGTCGCTCGCCGCGGCGCCGGAGGCGTTCGACGGCCTCGACGCGTTGGTCGTCGATCTGGCCGACGTCGGCGCGCGCTACTACACCTTCGCCGCGACGGCGATCCGCGCGTTGCCGGCCGCCGCGGCGCGCGGCGTGCGGGTGATCGTCGCCGACCGCCCGAACCCGCTCGGCGGCGAGGATGTCGAGGGGAACGACGTCGAGCCGCGCTTCCACTCGTTCGTTTCCGAGCTCTCGATTCCGAACCGGCACGGCCTGACGCTCGGCGAACTCTGCCTCTGGGCGGCGCGGACGCGCGGGATCGACGTCGCGCTGGAGATCGTCCCGGCGGAGGGCTGGCGGCGCGCGGACTGCTGGGACGAGACGGGGCTGCCGTGGGTCCTGCCCTCCCCCAACATGCCGACGCTCGACACGGCGCTGGTCTATCCGGGGATGTGCCTCGTCGAGGGCACGAACCTCTCCGAGGGGCGCGGCACGACGCGGCCGTTCGAGCTGGCGGGCGCGCCGTGGCTCGACCCGGGACGGCTCGCCGCGCGCCTCGACGCGTTCCGGCTGCCGGGGGTCGCGTTCCGGCCGGCCGTCTTCCGTCCCGCGTTCCACAAGCACGCCGGACGGGACTGCGGCGGTGTCCAGATCCACATGACCGACCGGGCGACGTTCCGGCCGACGCTGACCGGCCTCGCCTTCGTCGCCGCCTGCCGCGCCGAGGACCCCGAGCGGTTCGGCTGGCGGACCGAGACCTACGAGTTCGTCTCCGACCGGCTCGCGTTCGACCTCCTCGCCGGGGGCGAGGGGTGGCGGCGGGGGCTCGAGGCGGG